The following are from one region of the Magallana gigas chromosome 4, xbMagGiga1.1, whole genome shotgun sequence genome:
- the LOC136274506 gene encoding uncharacterized protein, with protein sequence MEVESKNKKEEPKTASPGKELLENVEGGLQEDIKFTSKRGDQHRSHFRHQQTVGQIAETREWQLDTDDIRYGVHRTYSDQPPQEEPGCWTICKVLGMDLCCCCLCTSPPDPYFIEEVEDDKEATWQEERSENGQIKPDGKDLEDISFTANLVETKPKRVGRMKRIRRFFKRLFCCTSGCRED encoded by the exons ATGGAGGTCgagtctaaaaataaaaaagaagagcCAAAAACCGCCTCCCCCGGGAAAGAGCTCCTGGAAAATGTAGAGGGCGGCCTTCAAGAAGACATT AAATTCACATCAAAACGAGGCGACCAGCACAGGTCACATTTCCGACACCAGCAGACCGTGGGCCAGATAGCA GAAACCAGAGAGTGGCAACTAGATACGGATGATATCCGGTACGGGGTTCACAGAACCTACTCGGACCAACCACCACAAGAAGAACCG GGTTGCTGGACCATATGCAAGGTGTTGGGAATGGACCTGTGCTGCTGTTGCCTCTGCACGTCGCCTCCAGATCCATATTTTATAGAG GAGGTAGAGGATGATAAAGAGGCAACTTGGCAAGAGGAAAGGAGTGAAAATGGACAAATCAAACCAGATGGCAAAGACTTGGAGGATATCTCGTTCACTGCTAACTTAGTAGAGACTAAGCCAAAACGTGTTGGG aggaTGAAGAGAATCAGGCGCTTTTTTAAACGTCTTTTCTGCTGCACATCAGG atgtCGGGAGGATTAA